One Brassica napus cultivar Da-Ae chromosome A1, Da-Ae, whole genome shotgun sequence genomic region harbors:
- the LOC106379183 gene encoding protein DMP2-like, with protein MLTTFKSIRDRTYSGVGDLIRLLPTGTVFLFQFLNPVLTNNGHCLLINKYLTGALIVICAFSCCFTCFTDSYRTRDGYVHYGVATMKGLWPDSSSKDLSSYRLRVGDFVHAFFTLIVFSVISLLDANTVNCFYPGFGSTGKIFLMVLPPVIGVISGIIFTVFPSKRHGIGNPSENNDDKASELEK; from the coding sequence ATGTTGACAACATTCAAATCGATAAGAGACCGGACATATTCAGGTGTAGGAGACCTCATCAGGCTCCTCCCGACAGGAACAGTCTTCTTGTTCCAGTTCTTGAACCCTGTCCTAACCAACAATGGACATTGCCTCCTAATCAACAAATACTTAACCGGAGCTCTTATCGTTATCTGCGCCTTCTCTTGCTGCTTCACTTGCTTCACCGATAGTTACCGAACAAGGGACGGCTACGTTCACTATGGAGTCGCCACCATGAAGGGTCTCTGGCCAGATTCATCTTCGAAAGATTTGTCTTCGTATCGGCTTAGAGTTGGAGATTTCGTTCATGCTTTCTTTACTCTTATTGTTTTCAGTGTTATTTCGTTGTTGGATGCTAATACTGTTAACTGTTTCTATCCTGGCTTCGGTTCCACCGGGAAGATTTTTCTAATGGTTTTGCCTCCGGTGATTGGAGTTATCTCCGGCATCATCTTCACCGTGTTCCCTAGTAAACGTCACGGAATTGGGAATCCCTCGGAGAACAACGATGACAAGGCTTCCGAGCTAGAGAAGTGA